The following are from one region of the Prionailurus bengalensis isolate Pbe53 chromosome A2, Fcat_Pben_1.1_paternal_pri, whole genome shotgun sequence genome:
- the STMP1 gene encoding short transmembrane mitochondrial protein 1, which yields MLQFLLGFTFGNVVGMYLAQNYDIPNLAKKLEEIKKDLDAKKKPPSP from the exons CTTGGATTTACTTTTGGCAACGTGGTTGGAATGTATCTGGCCCAGAACTATGAC atacCAAATCTGGCtaaaaaacttgaagaaattaaaaaggacttGGATGCCAAGAAGAAACCCCCTAGTCCATGA